From Silvimonas iriomotensis, a single genomic window includes:
- the metX gene encoding homoserine O-succinyltransferase MetX, with the protein MTNPSSVGIVSAQKAVFDQPIALSSGVTLPRYELMYETYGTLNENRTNAILICHALSGHHHVAGRYQESDKNPGWWDNMVGPGKPIDTNRFFVIGLNNLGGCHGSTGPSSIDPETGTPYGSRFPLVLVRDWVETQARLADMLGIHQFAAIIGGSLGGMQALRWTITYPQRVRHALVIASAPRLTAQNIAFNDVARQAILTDPDFHGGDFYAHNTVPRRGLRLARMLGHITYLSDDGMGEKFGRLLRSGEYRYSYDVEFEIESYLRYQGDKFSDIFDANTYLLMTKALDYFDPARHYGGDLATALKEALAKFLVVSFTSDWRFAPERSREIVKALLDARKHVSYAEIESAHGHDAFLMEDAPYHNIMRAYLNRVAAEVNA; encoded by the coding sequence ATGACCAACCCGTCAAGCGTAGGGATCGTCTCAGCCCAGAAGGCCGTGTTCGATCAGCCCATCGCCTTGTCCAGCGGCGTGACCTTGCCGCGCTACGAGCTGATGTATGAAACCTACGGCACGCTCAACGAGAACCGCACCAACGCCATCCTGATCTGCCATGCGCTGTCGGGCCACCATCACGTGGCTGGCCGTTATCAGGAATCCGACAAGAATCCAGGCTGGTGGGACAACATGGTCGGGCCAGGCAAGCCCATTGATACCAACCGTTTCTTTGTGATTGGCCTCAACAATCTGGGCGGTTGTCATGGTTCTACCGGCCCGTCGTCCATCGACCCGGAAACCGGCACACCGTACGGTTCGCGCTTTCCGCTGGTGCTGGTGCGTGACTGGGTGGAAACCCAGGCGCGGCTGGCTGACATGCTGGGCATTCACCAGTTTGCGGCCATTATCGGCGGCAGCCTGGGCGGCATGCAGGCGCTGCGCTGGACCATCACCTACCCGCAGCGCGTACGGCATGCGCTGGTGATTGCCTCTGCGCCCCGGCTGACCGCGCAGAACATTGCCTTCAACGACGTCGCCCGCCAGGCCATCCTGACTGATCCGGATTTTCACGGTGGCGATTTCTACGCCCACAACACCGTACCGCGCCGCGGCCTGCGCCTGGCGCGCATGCTGGGCCACATCACCTATCTGTCTGATGACGGCATGGGCGAGAAATTCGGCCGTTTGCTGCGCAGTGGCGAGTACCGGTACAGCTACGATGTCGAGTTCGAGATCGAATCGTATCTGCGCTATCAGGGCGACAAGTTCTCTGACATTTTCGACGCCAATACATATCTCTTGATGACCAAGGCGCTGGATTACTTCGACCCGGCCCGGCATTACGGCGGTGATCTGGCGACGGCGCTTAAAGAAGCACTGGCCAAATTCCTGGTGGTGTCATTTACCAGCGACTGGCGCTTTGCGCCGGAGCGCTCGCGCGAGATCGTCAAAGCCTTGCTGGATGCGCGCAAACACGTCAGCTACGCCGAGATTGAATCGGCCCACGGCCACGACGCCTTCCTGATGGAGGACGCGCCGTATCACAACATCATGCGGGCCTATCTGAACCGCGTTGCAGCGGAGGTGAACGCATGA
- a CDS encoding inositol monophosphatase family protein translates to MELLTRICDLARDVAAREVMPRFLKVASGRKHDGSTFTEADLASQAALVKGLPEIINCPVLGEEMTHAEQLALLENNPDGLWIVDPIDGTTNFVHGLPYFAISIALMRQGRSALGVVYLPVLDECYYAAAGQGAWCNGEPLPLIAPDIKTGDGVAIVETKHLTGRLPNRVVTVAPFSSLRNFGASTIDWCFLAAGRVDIMLHGSQKLWDYAAGALIAQEAGCQLATLNLDDYWADRVMARSAIAARTPALFGPWRDWVRLNR, encoded by the coding sequence CTGGAACTACTGACCCGCATCTGTGACCTTGCCCGCGACGTCGCCGCGCGCGAAGTCATGCCCCGCTTTCTGAAAGTCGCCAGCGGGCGCAAACACGACGGCAGCACGTTTACCGAAGCAGACCTGGCCAGTCAGGCCGCCCTGGTCAAAGGCCTGCCGGAAATCATCAATTGCCCGGTGCTGGGCGAAGAGATGACCCACGCAGAGCAACTGGCGTTGCTGGAAAACAACCCGGACGGCCTGTGGATTGTCGACCCTATCGATGGCACCACCAACTTCGTGCATGGCTTGCCGTATTTCGCCATTTCCATTGCCTTGATGCGGCAGGGCCGGTCGGCGCTGGGCGTGGTGTATCTGCCAGTGCTTGATGAGTGTTATTACGCGGCCGCAGGCCAGGGCGCGTGGTGCAACGGCGAGCCGCTGCCGCTGATTGCGCCGGATATCAAAACCGGCGATGGCGTGGCGATTGTCGAAACCAAGCATCTGACCGGCCGGTTGCCCAACCGCGTGGTCACCGTCGCGCCGTTCTCCAGCCTGCGCAACTTTGGCGCCTCGACCATTGACTGGTGCTTTCTGGCTGCCGGTCGCGTCGACATCATGCTGCACGGCTCGCAAAAACTGTGGGATTACGCGGCTGGCGCGCTGATCGCCCAGGAAGCCGGCTGCCAGCTGGCGACACTGAATCTGGATGACTACTGGGCCGACCGGGTGATGGCGCGCTCAGCCATTGCTGCGCGCACCCCCGCCCTGTTCGGCCCCTGGCGCGACTGGGTCAGATTGAACCGATAA
- a CDS encoding Gfo/Idh/MocA family protein, producing the protein MSSQTIRFGVIGTGGIARRFAEGLKLVPDAALAQVWNHTADKAAAFAKEFGATAAASLESLLASDIDAVYIATPHNSHAQYCLAALSAGKAVLCEKPAAISLGELEAVLAQAAVSDKLFMEAMKPPFYPLYRKLRETLQKDPIGQIRFTRAGFAIPEAQSGGRLYDPQLAGGGLLDIGVYGVFLAVDWLGAADNVQVQGRVEGGVDTFAAINSRHRDGFSQVYCGLGVGGSGDAMIGATGGHIVIHEKWWHPERATIVYADGRKVELYEPAEGGGLNYEAAHFCELLREGKRQSPILSHETSRAMIRLLDHARAELGVVYPFERGLIGSI; encoded by the coding sequence ATGTCCTCCCAAACCATACGCTTTGGCGTGATCGGAACCGGCGGGATTGCCCGTCGTTTTGCCGAAGGCCTCAAACTCGTGCCTGATGCCGCTCTGGCTCAGGTCTGGAATCACACCGCAGACAAAGCCGCTGCCTTTGCCAAAGAATTTGGCGCGACGGCCGCAGCGTCGCTCGAATCCTTGCTGGCCAGCGATATCGATGCCGTTTACATCGCTACACCGCACAACAGCCACGCCCAGTACTGTCTGGCCGCGCTTAGTGCCGGCAAAGCGGTGCTCTGTGAAAAGCCCGCCGCGATCAGTCTGGGTGAACTGGAGGCCGTGCTGGCGCAAGCCGCGGTCAGTGACAAGCTGTTCATGGAAGCCATGAAGCCGCCGTTCTACCCGCTGTACCGCAAGCTGCGCGAGACCCTGCAAAAAGACCCGATCGGCCAGATCCGCTTTACCCGCGCAGGTTTCGCAATTCCGGAAGCCCAGTCGGGCGGCCGTTTGTATGATCCGCAACTGGCAGGTGGCGGTTTGCTGGATATCGGCGTGTATGGCGTATTCCTGGCTGTGGACTGGCTGGGCGCCGCCGATAACGTGCAGGTGCAGGGCAGGGTTGAAGGCGGCGTGGATACCTTTGCCGCCATCAACAGCCGCCATCGTGACGGTTTCTCGCAGGTATATTGCGGCCTGGGCGTTGGTGGCTCGGGCGACGCCATGATCGGCGCCACCGGCGGCCATATTGTGATTCACGAAAAATGGTGGCACCCGGAGCGCGCCACGATTGTGTACGCCGATGGCCGCAAGGTAGAACTGTACGAGCCGGCCGAAGGCGGTGGTCTGAACTACGAAGCCGCGCACTTTTGCGAGCTGCTGCGCGAGGGCAAGCGCCAGAGCCCGATCCTGTCGCACGAGACCTCACGCGCCATGATCCGCTTGCTGGATCACGCGCGGGCAGAACTGGGTGTCGTATACCCGTTCGAGCGCGGGCTTATCGGTTCAATCTGA
- the metW gene encoding methionine biosynthesis protein MetW has protein sequence MSNNLTLRPDLRNVADWINPNASVLDLGCGDGSLLAWLSGNKRVQGYGVEIDVDGVTACVEKHVDVIQTDLESGLGTFQDNTFDYVVLSLTIQAMHNIENILLEMLRVGRTGIVTFPNFGFWENRWQLALGRMPVSETIPYEWYNTPNIHLCTIYDFGRLLNKLGMKTTGQVVMHQGQKVSFLPNLRGSLALVRFDKA, from the coding sequence ATGAGCAACAATCTGACTTTGCGCCCTGACCTCAGAAATGTGGCGGACTGGATCAACCCCAACGCCAGCGTGCTCGATCTGGGTTGTGGCGATGGCTCTTTGCTGGCCTGGTTGTCGGGCAACAAGCGCGTGCAGGGTTACGGCGTAGAAATCGATGTCGATGGCGTAACCGCTTGCGTCGAGAAGCATGTCGATGTGATCCAGACTGACCTGGAAAGCGGCCTTGGCACCTTCCAGGACAACACGTTTGATTATGTGGTGTTGTCGCTGACCATTCAGGCCATGCACAACATCGAGAACATCCTGCTGGAAATGCTGCGCGTGGGCCGCACCGGCATCGTCACCTTTCCCAATTTCGGCTTCTGGGAAAACCGCTGGCAACTGGCGCTGGGCCGCATGCCGGTGTCGGAGACCATTCCCTATGAGTGGTACAACACGCCCAACATCCACCTGTGCACGATCTATGACTTCGGCCGGCTGCTGAACAAACTGGGCATGAAGACCACCGGTCAGGTGGTGATGCATCAGGGCCAAAAAGTCTCGTTCCTGCCCAACCTGCGCGGCAGCCTGGCGCTGGTGCGCTTCGACAAAGCCTGA